One part of the uncultured Bacteroides sp. genome encodes these proteins:
- a CDS encoding TonB-dependent receptor → MNNYFFKATLLAFLVIADSGTLMSKNNHLLNTESDSENTKRKSEISGVIKDTETGMVISGVNIYITELRSGTSTNSNGEFSVALPQGKFTFRVSCVGYKTKTEQVIVPPSSVKKNFGLQSDTQLDEVVVYANKKDQNITRTEMGVEKLSIGQIRKMPALMGEVDIIKAIQLLPGVQATSEGGSGYSVRGGSADQNLILLDNATVYNASHMFGFFSVFNNDVVNNVELYKGDLPMKYGGRLSSLLDVQLKDDYTGKVRGTGGIGLISSRLMMEGGIGKNTSWMVGGRRSYADLFLKLSSDKALRESSIYFYDLNAKITHRFSSTDRLSLNTYLGKDNFGSSVGQFNYGNRVASLTWGHGFNENLYSSLSLNTTNYHYTLQSKMSDSKVKWKSDITDVTLRWDLDHSVSDILKLTYGASSTYHNFNPGLITRPDYPDYKMPLYHALEHGVYLSAEHNLVKNLTVRYGLRLSAFQNMGSITSYSYGANHEVSDSTYYGSGKVYHTYYALEPRVGMVYKLTDNSSVKANYARNTQFIQLANSSSSGSPLDLWFPCSPNVKPQKVDMVSTGYFHNFNKNEYETSVEVYYKKMNNVIDFADHAQLLLNSKLEGEIRIGTGKAYGVEFMVRKNTGKLTGFLNYTLSRSERTIPEINKGKTYLSPYDKTHCVNLSLSYELSKKWNISANWVYSTGNPTTYPTGRFEVNGEYFPIYSGRNEYRRTDYHRLDLSANYVPKHNPKRFWTGEWNFSLYNAYGHKNPWIITYDQNTPSGVPDAKMTYLFGAVPSITYNFKF, encoded by the coding sequence ATGAATAATTATTTTTTTAAGGCAACATTATTGGCGTTTTTAGTGATAGCAGATTCCGGGACGTTGATGTCCAAGAATAATCATCTGCTAAATACAGAATCAGATTCAGAAAACACAAAACGCAAATCAGAGATATCAGGGGTTATAAAAGACACAGAAACAGGAATGGTAATTTCCGGCGTTAATATCTACATTACAGAATTAAGGTCGGGTACTTCAACAAACAGCAATGGAGAGTTCAGCGTTGCACTTCCTCAAGGTAAGTTTACTTTCAGGGTTTCTTGTGTGGGGTATAAAACAAAGACAGAACAGGTGATAGTACCACCCTCTTCCGTGAAAAAGAATTTCGGACTGCAATCGGATACTCAACTTGATGAGGTTGTAGTTTATGCCAACAAGAAAGACCAGAACATTACCCGCACAGAAATGGGTGTGGAAAAGCTCAGTATTGGTCAGATAAGAAAGATGCCGGCACTGATGGGTGAGGTAGATATTATAAAAGCAATTCAGCTTTTACCCGGTGTTCAGGCTACATCGGAAGGTGGTTCGGGTTATAGCGTTCGTGGAGGATCGGCAGACCAGAATCTTATTCTTCTTGATAATGCAACAGTATATAATGCATCACACATGTTTGGTTTCTTTTCTGTGTTCAACAACGACGTTGTGAACAATGTGGAGCTTTATAAAGGCGATCTTCCTATGAAGTATGGCGGACGTTTGTCTTCTTTACTTGATGTACAATTGAAAGACGATTATACCGGCAAAGTAAGAGGAACTGGTGGTATAGGTCTTATTTCGAGCAGATTGATGATGGAAGGTGGAATTGGAAAGAACACATCATGGATGGTTGGGGGAAGAAGAAGTTATGCAGACCTTTTCCTGAAACTGTCGTCCGACAAAGCTCTCAGAGAGAGTTCTATCTACTTTTATGATTTGAATGCAAAAATTACTCATCGGTTTTCTTCAACAGATCGTCTGTCGCTGAATACATACCTCGGTAAGGACAATTTTGGCTCTTCGGTAGGCCAGTTCAACTACGGCAACCGGGTAGCTTCTTTAACCTGGGGACATGGTTTCAATGAGAATCTATATTCCAGTCTGAGCCTGAACACGACAAATTATCATTATACCCTTCAGTCCAAAATGTCCGATTCTAAAGTTAAGTGGAAATCGGATATAACAGACGTGACTTTGAGGTGGGATTTAGATCATTCAGTGTCGGATATTCTTAAACTAACTTATGGTGCATCAAGTACGTACCATAACTTTAATCCGGGTTTAATTACTCGCCCTGATTACCCCGACTACAAAATGCCTTTGTATCATGCGTTGGAACATGGAGTATATCTTTCTGCTGAACATAATCTGGTTAAGAACTTAACCGTGAGATACGGACTTCGTCTTTCTGCTTTTCAGAATATGGGTAGCATTACTTCTTATTCTTATGGTGCAAATCACGAGGTGAGTGATTCTACATATTATGGTTCTGGAAAAGTTTATCACACTTATTATGCACTTGAGCCCAGAGTTGGAATGGTTTACAAGCTCACGGATAATTCTTCCGTGAAAGCCAACTATGCCCGCAACACTCAGTTTATTCAACTGGCAAATAGTTCATCATCGGGCTCACCACTCGATTTATGGTTTCCTTGCAGTCCTAATGTAAAACCTCAGAAAGTAGATATGGTTTCAACCGGATATTTCCATAATTTCAATAAGAATGAATATGAAACATCGGTTGAAGTTTATTACAAGAAGATGAATAACGTTATCGATTTTGCCGATCACGCTCAATTGTTGCTTAATTCAAAACTTGAAGGTGAAATTAGAATTGGTACCGGAAAGGCATACGGCGTAGAATTTATGGTGAGAAAGAATACCGGAAAGCTGACCGGATTTCTGAATTATACCTTATCAAGGTCTGAACGCACTATTCCTGAGATTAACAAGGGAAAAACTTATCTGTCTCCATACGATAAAACTCATTGTGTGAACTTATCTTTATCCTATGAACTCTCAAAGAAATGGAATATCTCGGCCAATTGGGTATATTCAACTGGAAATCCAACAACTTATCCAACCGGACGATTTGAGGTAAACGGTGAATATTTCCCTATCTACTCAGGAAGAAACGAATATCGCCGCACAGATTATCATCGTCTGGACCTATCGGCTAACTATGTACCAAAGCACAATCCAAAAAGATTCTGGACAGGAGAATGGAATTTCTCTTTGTATAATGCTTATGGTCATAAGAACCCGTGGATTATAACGTATGATCAGAATACTCCTTCCGGAGTACCGGATGCAAAGATGACCTATCTTTTTGGAGCAGTACCTTCTATTACTTACAATTTTAAATTCTAA
- a CDS encoding DUF4249 domain-containing protein, producing the protein MLHHSYFSSISKCYNYSSYLLGLLSVCLLLTFTGCTETIDIDTDNSKPVIVIYGTITDQLTYQEIHISSSTGYFDNKTNPKISGAKVSITSGNNVSTLTEVSDTPGLYRTTTKMAGIPGNTYKLKVEVDYNSDGVNEEYTASAYMESKVSLDSINIKRQLVSQYNYFSVNLYAQDSSDEDYYMCRYQINDSIYNKISRYIVFDDTSVNGQYINGLPIEYFPDVKDKSKFSDDDIKNMTFMADNDSVKFELCHITKGYYRFLQQCQFEKDGEDPFFGGPLSNIETNISNGGVGYFAAFAISEARDVAPKQD; encoded by the coding sequence ATGCTACACCATAGTTATTTTTCAAGCATATCAAAATGCTATAATTACTCTTCATACCTATTAGGGTTATTATCAGTATGCTTATTACTGACATTTACCGGTTGTACCGAGACTATCGATATAGATACCGACAACTCAAAACCTGTTATTGTTATTTATGGTACAATTACAGATCAACTTACATATCAGGAAATACACATCAGCAGTTCAACCGGCTATTTTGACAATAAAACTAATCCAAAGATTTCGGGAGCAAAAGTTTCCATAACTTCAGGCAATAATGTAAGTACACTTACAGAAGTTAGCGATACTCCGGGACTATACAGAACTACCACCAAGATGGCAGGTATTCCCGGAAATACTTATAAACTAAAAGTTGAAGTAGATTATAATAGCGATGGAGTTAATGAGGAATACACAGCTTCCGCTTATATGGAAAGTAAAGTATCTTTGGACTCTATCAACATAAAGAGACAATTGGTTTCTCAGTATAACTATTTTTCTGTAAATTTGTATGCACAGGATTCTTCTGATGAGGATTATTACATGTGCCGTTATCAGATAAACGACTCTATATACAATAAAATAAGCAGATATATAGTTTTTGATGACACAAGTGTAAATGGTCAGTATATAAATGGATTACCAATTGAATATTTCCCTGATGTAAAGGATAAAAGTAAATTTAGTGACGACGATATAAAGAATATGACTTTTATGGCCGACAATGATTCCGTAAAATTTGAATTATGCCATATAACTAAAGGATATTACAGATTCTTACAGCAGTGTCAGTTTGAAAAAGATGGTGAAGATCCTTTCTTTGGGGGACCGTTAAGCAATATCGAAACAAATATTTCAAATGGAGGAGTGGGCTACTTTGCAGCTTTTGCCATATCGGAAGCTAGAGACGTGGCTCCAAAACAAGATTAA
- a CDS encoding histidine kinase produces MKSKINDFSKDFLTNFATNRKYRGLHHISLILFVLGFILTDTKKNYTGNWDIYVNAAMFNYFVGIIYLNMYVLVPKLLFRERAALYLFAMAGVTLGTYFFFLSVEYSILRPYELIHRPFNIPDMMVNLLGFCFIFTVFIGPSTFFKLLQQWMRDTNRIHELEKATIESELEQLKKQVNPHFLFNTLNNVNVLTQTDPERASQVLTRLSDLIRFQLYDSVKEQIFLNSDIHFLTDYLNLEKIRRDNFEFSISTKGDIANQLIPPLLFIPFVENAAKYSLDSENKSYIYLSFEVERSILYFVCINSKPGKKIKPQKSGGLGLANVKRRLELIYNEKYTLDIKDDENTYQVNLCLIL; encoded by the coding sequence ATGAAAAGTAAGATAAACGATTTCTCAAAAGATTTTCTAACAAACTTTGCCACAAACAGAAAATACAGAGGACTACATCACATTTCTCTGATATTGTTTGTCTTAGGATTTATCCTTACCGATACAAAGAAAAATTATACTGGCAACTGGGATATATATGTTAATGCTGCCATGTTCAATTACTTTGTGGGAATCATATATCTTAATATGTATGTATTGGTTCCTAAATTGTTATTTCGTGAACGGGCGGCTTTGTATCTGTTTGCCATGGCAGGAGTTACCTTAGGCACCTACTTCTTTTTTCTAAGTGTGGAATATTCTATATTAAGGCCTTATGAATTAATTCACAGACCATTCAATATTCCCGACATGATGGTTAATCTTTTAGGGTTTTGTTTTATTTTTACTGTGTTTATAGGTCCATCTACTTTTTTCAAGCTCCTACAACAGTGGATGAGAGATACAAACCGGATTCATGAGTTGGAAAAGGCTACCATAGAATCGGAACTGGAACAACTTAAGAAACAAGTTAATCCGCACTTCCTATTCAATACATTGAATAATGTGAATGTATTAACACAAACGGATCCCGAAAGAGCTTCGCAAGTGCTCACCAGATTAAGTGATTTAATTCGCTTTCAGTTATATGATAGTGTGAAAGAGCAAATATTTCTGAATTCAGATATTCACTTTCTGACCGACTACCTGAATCTGGAAAAGATACGGAGAGACAATTTTGAATTCAGTATATCAACAAAAGGAGATATCGCTAATCAGCTTATTCCTCCTTTGTTATTTATTCCTTTTGTGGAGAATGCAGCTAAATATAGTTTAGATTCAGAAAATAAATCTTACATTTACCTCAGTTTTGAAGTAGAGAGAAGTATCTTATATTTTGTATGCATTAATTCAAAACCAGGCAAAAAAATAAAACCGCAAAAAAGTGGTGGTCTGGGACTTGCTAATGTAAAAAGGCGTCTTGAATTAATTTACAATGAGAAATACACTCTTGATATAAAAGATGATGAAAATACTTATCAAGTAAACTTGTGCTTGATTCTTTAA
- a CDS encoding LytTR family DNA-binding domain-containing protein, whose translation MNCIVIDDEPLAREGMGLLVRKIKGLNLLASLNSANAAAKFMDTESVDLVFLDIQMPGTNGIEFAKTISENTLVIFTTAYAEYALDSYEVDAIDYLLKPITFSRFQKAVDKAFSYHEMLQSKVNSQIESVEKDFIFVKSERRIFKIYFKDIRYIEGLKDYVVIYTQDAKIITAINLKNIYEQLPQNIFIRVSKSYIVNFEHIDSLDNNDILIGNQKIPIGNSFRDYLFDEFISKNILNSK comes from the coding sequence ATGAATTGTATTGTGATTGACGACGAACCTCTGGCCAGAGAAGGAATGGGACTTTTGGTCAGGAAGATAAAAGGTTTGAATTTATTAGCTAGTCTGAATAGTGCAAATGCTGCAGCTAAGTTTATGGATACAGAATCTGTAGATCTTGTTTTTCTCGATATTCAAATGCCCGGAACCAATGGTATAGAATTTGCAAAAACAATATCAGAGAATACACTTGTTATTTTTACAACAGCTTATGCAGAATATGCATTAGACAGTTACGAAGTTGATGCCATCGATTATCTTCTAAAACCAATTACTTTCAGTCGCTTTCAAAAAGCTGTTGATAAGGCTTTCTCTTATCATGAAATGTTGCAATCAAAAGTAAACAGCCAAATAGAGTCTGTTGAAAAGGATTTTATTTTTGTGAAGTCGGAACGACGCATTTTTAAGATCTACTTTAAGGATATACGTTATATCGAAGGACTAAAAGATTACGTAGTGATTTATACTCAGGATGCGAAGATTATTACTGCAATCAACCTGAAGAATATCTATGAACAGTTACCACAGAATATTTTTATCCGGGTAAGCAAGTCGTATATTGTAAATTTTGAGCATATTGATTCTCTGGATAATAATGATATTCTTATAGGCAATCAAAAGATACCTATTGGTAATAGTTTCCGGGATTATCTTTTCGATGAGTTTATTTCTAAAAATATTTTGAATAGTAAATAG
- a CDS encoding creatininase family protein, whose product MNKELDLSVSCYGAVKDLHYDVAILPWGATEPHNYHLPYLTDCIAPRMIAVKAAALALKENGVRCMVMPPISLGSQNPGQKELSFCIHARYETQFAILKDVVDSLHTQGIRKLIIFSGHGGNNFKNMIRDLAFEYTDFLIIQSDWYAILPCKGYFEAEIDDHAGEQETSVMMYLQPELVDLNMAGDGDYQPFAISSLNKKVGWTPRHWNSATKDTGVGDPRKATAEKGERYLNDLIPIVAKLFTEVGKEELY is encoded by the coding sequence ATGAATAAAGAATTAGATCTTTCAGTTAGTTGCTATGGTGCTGTGAAAGATTTGCACTATGACGTTGCTATTCTTCCATGGGGAGCAACAGAACCTCATAATTATCATTTGCCTTACCTCACTGATTGTATTGCTCCAAGAATGATAGCTGTAAAAGCTGCAGCTTTGGCCTTAAAAGAAAACGGCGTTCGTTGTATGGTAATGCCACCAATCTCTTTGGGATCACAAAATCCGGGTCAGAAAGAATTAAGCTTCTGCATTCATGCACGCTATGAAACTCAATTTGCCATTTTAAAAGATGTGGTTGATTCTTTGCATACTCAGGGCATTAGAAAACTAATAATCTTTAGCGGACACGGAGGCAATAATTTTAAGAATATGATCCGTGATTTGGCTTTTGAATATACCGATTTTCTGATCATACAATCAGATTGGTACGCCATTTTACCATGCAAAGGCTATTTCGAAGCAGAGATTGACGATCATGCCGGAGAGCAGGAAACATCTGTAATGATGTATCTGCAGCCAGAACTTGTTGATCTGAATATGGCAGGTGATGGAGATTATCAACCATTTGCAATTTCTTCATTGAACAAGAAAGTTGGTTGGACGCCAAGGCATTGGAATAGTGCTACAAAAGATACCGGTGTGGGTGATCCACGAAAAGCTACCGCAGAAAAAGGAGAAAGATACCTGAATGATCTTATACCAATAGTTGCAAAATTATTTACAGAAGTAGGTAAAGAAGAGCTCTATTAA
- a CDS encoding SDR family oxidoreductase yields MQLQQQVILITGASSGFGKISAQMLAERGHIVYGTSRKQTESSGKVTMLVVDVTDPSSIEQAVNQIYSKHGRIDVLINNAGMGIGGALELATKEEVALQMDTNFFGVVNMCKAVLPLMRKAQKGKIINLSSIAGIMAVPYQGFYSASKFAIEGYSEALALELHPFHIKVCLVEPGDFKTGFTDSRNISTATLNNNDYGERFAKALALIEKAENQGSNPILLGEAICKIVEKKKPSFRTLVGPLEQILFARVKSYLPNKVIQFILRSFYDIK; encoded by the coding sequence ATGCAATTACAACAACAAGTTATACTTATTACAGGAGCGTCTTCTGGTTTTGGAAAAATAAGTGCACAAATGCTGGCTGAACGTGGACATATTGTCTATGGAACAAGTCGAAAACAAACTGAAAGTTCGGGAAAAGTAACAATGCTTGTTGTTGATGTAACAGATCCTTCTTCTATTGAACAAGCAGTTAATCAAATCTATTCGAAACATGGGCGAATAGATGTACTTATTAACAATGCAGGAATGGGAATTGGAGGTGCCCTGGAATTAGCGACTAAAGAGGAAGTAGCTCTGCAAATGGATACAAATTTCTTTGGTGTAGTTAATATGTGCAAAGCAGTTCTTCCACTTATGCGTAAAGCTCAAAAAGGAAAAATTATAAATCTCAGTTCTATTGCGGGCATAATGGCTGTTCCCTATCAAGGCTTTTATTCAGCATCTAAATTTGCGATAGAAGGATATAGTGAGGCTTTAGCTCTGGAACTGCATCCATTTCATATTAAAGTATGCTTAGTAGAACCCGGTGACTTTAAGACGGGATTCACTGACAGTCGTAATATTTCCACTGCCACATTAAATAACAATGATTATGGAGAAAGATTTGCTAAGGCATTAGCCCTGATTGAAAAAGCAGAGAATCAAGGAAGCAACCCTATATTATTAGGAGAAGCGATATGTAAGATTGTTGAAAAGAAAAAACCTTCTTTCCGCACATTGGTAGGTCCTTTGGAACAAATATTGTTTGCTCGTGTCAAAAGCTATTTACCTAATAAGGTTATTCAATTTATACTTCGTAGTTTTTATGATATTAAATGA
- a CDS encoding MBL fold metallo-hydrolase, with protein MKLKYLMLILGILSAEFASAGSFDTDTFKTKSKKEVIITFIKHGSLMLTYNKHTIQVDPIYEYADYSKFPKTDIILITHEHGDHLDAKAIDMLSKKETTVILNTSSQKKLGKGTIMNNGDKKEILDNIKVEAVPAYNTTPGREMFHPRHRDNGYILTIDGVRIYIAGDTEDIPEMKELKNIDIAFLPVNQPYTMTIAEAVNAAKMFLPKVLYPYHFGNTDVKKIKEELKGTSIDVRLRKME; from the coding sequence ATGAAACTTAAATATTTAATGCTTATACTTGGAATACTATCTGCTGAGTTTGCATCAGCAGGTTCGTTTGATACTGATACTTTTAAGACTAAAAGTAAAAAGGAGGTGATTATCACTTTTATTAAGCATGGCAGCCTTATGCTCACTTATAACAAGCATACCATTCAGGTAGACCCGATATATGAATATGCCGATTATTCAAAGTTTCCTAAGACCGATATTATCTTGATTACTCATGAACACGGAGATCATCTTGATGCTAAAGCCATTGACATGTTGAGTAAAAAGGAAACAACTGTAATTCTAAATACCTCAAGTCAGAAAAAACTAGGAAAAGGAACAATCATGAATAATGGTGATAAAAAAGAGATTCTCGACAATATAAAAGTTGAAGCAGTTCCAGCTTATAACACAACTCCGGGCAGAGAGATGTTTCATCCTCGCCATCGGGATAATGGTTATATACTTACTATTGATGGGGTACGCATCTATATTGCTGGTGATACGGAAGATATTCCCGAAATGAAAGAACTTAAAAATATTGATATCGCGTTTCTTCCAGTGAATCAACCTTACACAATGACTATTGCTGAAGCAGTAAATGCTGCCAAAATGTTTTTGCCGAAAGTTCTTTATCCATATCATTTTGGTAATACAGATGTAAAAAAGATAAAGGAAGAACTGAAAGGTACTTCTATTGATGTTCGACTTAGAAAGATGGAATAG
- a CDS encoding DUF1573 domain-containing protein: MKIRFTILLILLITCSHTYSRTVSKSICFEEQIFNFGKIYENKGRVSHTFTFLNSSSLPIVIEKIATGCGCTTYSYTKEPIKTGHKGKIIVSFDPEYRQGFFSKEITVFSSGNNINRVWIKGYVMPAIHPVEEDYPYSWGYGLYTSLKVLAFGEIANGKNKQIKLRYANDTKKPMALNFVLEGDNLNLKFSNPGLIPPMKRGEMIINYTMSKTKRGEKSIRIYPIVNGNRLSKYILAKAICI, translated from the coding sequence ATGAAAATTCGATTTACTATATTACTGATATTATTAATTACTTGTAGTCATACATATTCTCGTACAGTATCAAAATCCATCTGTTTTGAGGAACAGATCTTTAATTTTGGGAAAATATATGAAAATAAGGGACGAGTATCACATACCTTTACTTTTCTGAATAGTAGTAGCTTACCTATTGTTATTGAAAAAATAGCTACAGGATGCGGATGTACAACTTATAGTTATACTAAAGAACCGATCAAGACAGGTCATAAAGGCAAAATTATAGTTTCGTTTGATCCTGAATACCGGCAAGGATTCTTTTCAAAAGAAATTACTGTATTTAGCAGTGGTAACAATATAAATAGAGTCTGGATTAAAGGATATGTTATGCCAGCTATTCATCCTGTGGAAGAAGATTACCCTTATTCATGGGGATATGGATTATATACAAGCCTTAAAGTTCTCGCTTTTGGTGAAATTGCTAACGGTAAAAATAAACAAATTAAACTTCGTTATGCAAACGATACAAAGAAACCGATGGCCCTTAATTTTGTTTTAGAAGGGGATAATCTGAATCTGAAGTTTTCAAATCCAGGATTGATTCCCCCTATGAAAAGAGGCGAGATGATTATAAATTATACTATGTCAAAAACTAAAAGAGGCGAAAAATCAATAAGAATCTATCCGATCGTGAATGGTAACCGATTATCAAAATATATATTGGCTAAGGCTATTTGTATATAG
- a CDS encoding DUF1735 domain-containing protein has translation MNISLKFRHIIACLTIMATSSFLSCSDNESYDVMGDPANKVFINTQQWTPINSPKNTFSFSVVHTPVGDFGDVQAKFPVRSTRPVNESVTVKVELDNSLVDSYNKANGTTYAKLPDGILNMSKNSVIIEKGSYLSADSVQVSIDNSKLAQLTEKAYLAPVKLMSVAGNDCEISSDYNTAYVLISTSVNRIKANVGSTDMAGSLVSDYSAWTVTTDVTPTRGSYSSIFDGSTSTNWRFPSTPVTMTIDMKEVKNISGFKLFSQYGQWGYTFSQVKISLSNDNVSYDEIGTCSESQMTNEGGYQYISFYGSVEAQYVKLNLSWTYSWYPYICELGVYTK, from the coding sequence ATGAATATATCGTTAAAATTCAGACATATAATAGCTTGCCTTACTATAATGGCAACTTCATCATTCTTATCATGCAGTGACAATGAGAGTTATGATGTTATGGGAGATCCTGCAAACAAGGTCTTTATTAATACCCAACAATGGACACCTATTAATTCTCCAAAAAATACTTTTTCGTTCAGTGTTGTTCATACTCCTGTTGGTGATTTTGGAGATGTTCAGGCTAAATTTCCAGTCCGGTCAACACGGCCTGTTAATGAGTCTGTAACAGTAAAAGTAGAACTGGACAATTCGCTGGTGGATAGTTATAACAAAGCAAATGGAACAACTTATGCAAAGCTTCCTGACGGAATTCTTAATATGAGTAAGAATAGCGTTATTATTGAAAAAGGAAGTTATCTATCGGCAGATTCTGTTCAGGTATCTATTGATAATTCAAAACTTGCACAACTTACTGAAAAAGCTTATCTGGCTCCAGTTAAATTAATGTCAGTGGCTGGAAATGATTGTGAAATAAGTTCAGATTACAATACTGCTTATGTTCTTATATCAACATCTGTGAATCGTATCAAAGCAAATGTTGGATCTACAGATATGGCTGGTTCGCTGGTTTCAGATTATTCAGCATGGACAGTAACAACAGATGTTACTCCAACAAGAGGCTCATACAGCTCTATTTTCGATGGTTCAACATCAACTAACTGGAGATTTCCATCAACACCTGTAACTATGACTATTGATATGAAAGAAGTCAAGAACATTTCAGGATTTAAATTATTTTCACAGTATGGGCAATGGGGATATACGTTCAGTCAGGTAAAAATATCTCTAAGTAATGATAATGTATCTTATGATGAGATTGGTACCTGCTCAGAAAGTCAGATGACCAATGAAGGAGGTTATCAGTATATCAGCTTCTATGGAAGTGTTGAAGCCCAGTATGTTAAACTTAATTTGAGTTGGACGTATTCGTGGTATCCTTATATTTGTGAATTAGGAGTCTACACGAAGTAA
- a CDS encoding DUF1735 and LamG domain-containing protein, whose protein sequence is MKTKIYIRSILVTAISTLLLTACNSEGDKFDFDKKVILVTGTDTDPLVKFVVEDTPSSYTVTASATDKVVEDVTVNFAQDNSLVETYNAEHNTSYYAVPEAAVKLDNTEATIKAGHASSTGINVSVVSTEEFKDGRTYIIPVTIKSIKGGNMDVLPASKTIYLRISRVINFNSLSMSNSNLYSSYIAPDNKIVDLPNYTYEIKCYVNNWAGSPISRLCNFGPKDESVTNLLRFGENGQAVNSLQWVSPGGGLISSTRFNLAQWYTVSLTFDGSTYVMYVNGVKDAQLSGNKGTKFQRLELGMSWTGYGSSQRFDGRVAEVRLWNRALTTSELKLGLCGVDPKSEGLISYWKMNEGTGYIFKDATGNGYDMDWSNTWREVSEGQGLVNQNKSGAVSWLMDDKNKCNQ, encoded by the coding sequence ATGAAAACAAAAATATATATCAGATCTATTCTGGTTACAGCTATTAGTACTTTGTTATTAACTGCTTGCAATTCAGAAGGAGATAAATTTGATTTCGACAAAAAAGTGATTCTTGTAACCGGTACCGATACAGATCCTTTGGTTAAATTTGTAGTGGAAGACACTCCTTCTTCGTATACTGTTACTGCATCGGCTACTGATAAAGTTGTCGAAGATGTGACTGTTAATTTTGCCCAGGATAATTCTTTGGTTGAGACTTACAATGCAGAACACAATACTAGTTATTATGCTGTTCCAGAAGCGGCTGTTAAACTTGATAATACGGAAGCTACTATCAAAGCTGGACATGCATCTTCAACAGGCATAAATGTAAGTGTTGTTTCTACGGAGGAATTTAAAGATGGACGTACATATATTATTCCTGTTACAATAAAGAGCATTAAAGGTGGAAATATGGATGTTCTTCCTGCTTCGAAAACAATTTACTTACGTATATCCAGAGTTATAAACTTCAACTCTTTAAGTATGAGCAACTCTAATTTATACAGTAGTTATATTGCTCCGGATAATAAAATTGTTGATCTTCCAAACTATACGTACGAAATTAAATGTTATGTAAATAATTGGGCTGGATCTCCAATCAGCCGTTTATGTAATTTTGGTCCGAAAGATGAATCTGTAACCAACCTGCTTCGTTTCGGTGAAAATGGACAAGCTGTAAACTCATTACAGTGGGTGTCTCCCGGAGGAGGATTAATTTCTTCAACCAGATTTAATCTTGCTCAATGGTATACTGTTTCACTGACTTTTGATGGTAGTACATATGTTATGTATGTAAATGGTGTTAAAGATGCACAATTGTCCGGTAATAAGGGTACAAAATTCCAGCGTTTGGAATTAGGTATGTCATGGACTGGATATGGTTCTTCTCAACGTTTTGATGGACGTGTTGCCGAAGTTCGTTTGTGGAATCGTGCACTTACAACAAGTGAACTGAAACTTGGGCTTTGCGGTGTTGATCCAAAAAGTGAAGGACTTATCTCTTACTGGAAGATGAATGAAGGGACTGGATACATCTTTAAAGATGCAACAGGCAATGGCTATGACATGGACTGGTCTAATACATGGAGAGAGGTTAGTGAAGGACAAGGTCTTGTTAATCAGAATAAGAGTGGAGCTGTTTCCTGGTTAATGGATGATAAGAATAAATGTAATCAATAA